A DNA window from Bacteroides cellulosilyticus contains the following coding sequences:
- a CDS encoding glycoside hydrolase family 88 protein gives MKKLLGFSIFLVLVLIASLTAEAKVTLPAIFSDNMVLQQNTQVNVWGKAAPGEKVKVKASWLDKAVTAKAAANGKWAVKLKTPKATTNQSVTVSGENEITINNVLIGEVWLCTGQSNMEFPVSRHPDVKWNTGMLNEAEELKDADYPEIRLFHVKHQLAHEGELDDCEGEWLVCNPKNLYDFSAVGFVFGRKLYKELKMPVGLIQSTWGGTHAESWTKLDVMKKNPLYVDVLKDFALEGVKQQKNYCKVPATLWNGMIHPILGYTIKGNIWYQGESNSIRADKYQQVFTNMINSWRKEWKQPDMPFYFVQIAPHYGQPATIREAQLRTWQSGLKNVGMAVITDAGDSLDIHPRNKTVTGERLAAWALAKQYGKDVTYSGPLFKTMKVEGNKAVLSFDYADDGLMTPDNEPVKGFIIAGEDRRFYPATAVIKGGRLEVSAPQVSVPVAVRYAYCNFFRVNLYNKAGFPATPFRTDTWEPDSYARWFADSEMVRFPKAYQLDHGKRLFFGYAQGVGCCAMLQMWKKTGERRYFDYVEQWADSLINDKGEIHLYHVETYNIDYINSGKVLFDLYRETGKEKYKTAMDALVKQLKNHPRTLEGAYWHKLIYQHQIWLDGLYMASPFLAQYGAEFNKPEWIDEAVKQFTLCQKHTYDAKTGLYHHAWDESKSQRWADPETGHSPNFWGRSIGWWFMAMVDALDFIPENHEGRARMIGWIQGLAEVLPAYQDKNGLWYQVLDQPKRKGNFPEASVTTQFMYAYAKAVNKGYIDPKYRAVAEKAFNGLKSKLMVERQDGTLTLTRCCQVGGLGGHPYRDGSFEYYIGEKMRDNDAKATGPFIMGCLELNK, from the coding sequence ATGAAAAAGCTTCTTGGATTTTCTATTTTTCTGGTATTAGTTTTGATTGCTTCTCTCACCGCAGAAGCAAAGGTGACACTTCCTGCTATTTTTTCAGACAACATGGTATTGCAGCAAAACACACAGGTGAATGTGTGGGGGAAAGCTGCGCCCGGAGAAAAAGTAAAGGTTAAAGCATCATGGCTGGATAAAGCTGTGACTGCCAAGGCTGCGGCCAATGGTAAATGGGCCGTGAAACTGAAGACACCGAAGGCAACAACCAACCAGTCCGTTACGGTGAGCGGTGAAAATGAGATTACCATTAATAATGTATTAATAGGTGAAGTCTGGCTTTGTACGGGACAGAGTAATATGGAGTTCCCCGTATCGCGCCATCCGGATGTGAAGTGGAATACCGGAATGCTGAATGAAGCGGAAGAACTGAAGGATGCCGATTATCCGGAAATCCGCCTGTTCCATGTGAAACACCAGTTGGCGCACGAGGGCGAGTTGGACGACTGTGAAGGGGAATGGTTGGTTTGCAATCCGAAGAACCTGTATGACTTTTCGGCCGTGGGCTTTGTCTTCGGACGTAAGTTATATAAAGAGCTGAAGATGCCCGTAGGGTTGATTCAGTCTACCTGGGGCGGAACACATGCGGAGTCATGGACGAAGCTGGATGTAATGAAGAAAAATCCGCTTTATGTCGATGTGCTGAAAGACTTTGCATTGGAAGGCGTGAAGCAACAGAAAAACTATTGCAAAGTACCCGCAACATTGTGGAATGGTATGATACATCCCATTCTGGGATATACGATAAAAGGAAATATCTGGTATCAGGGAGAGTCAAACTCTATCCGTGCCGATAAATACCAGCAGGTATTCACCAATATGATAAACAGTTGGCGTAAGGAATGGAAACAGCCGGATATGCCATTCTACTTTGTGCAGATAGCTCCGCACTACGGACAGCCGGCCACTATCCGCGAAGCGCAACTCCGGACTTGGCAAAGTGGACTCAAGAATGTGGGTATGGCAGTTATCACTGATGCGGGAGACTCGCTCGATATCCATCCCCGCAATAAAACAGTGACAGGTGAACGCCTGGCTGCCTGGGCATTGGCAAAGCAATATGGTAAGGACGTGACTTATTCCGGCCCGTTGTTCAAGACAATGAAGGTGGAAGGGAATAAAGCCGTGTTGAGCTTTGACTATGCTGACGACGGACTGATGACTCCGGACAATGAACCGGTGAAAGGCTTTATCATTGCCGGTGAAGATCGCCGCTTTTATCCGGCTACAGCCGTAATTAAGGGAGGCAGACTGGAAGTTTCCGCTCCGCAGGTTTCCGTGCCGGTAGCTGTGCGTTATGCATATTGCAATTTCTTCCGCGTGAATCTTTATAATAAAGCCGGATTCCCGGCCACTCCTTTCCGTACAGATACGTGGGAGCCGGATTCGTATGCCCGTTGGTTTGCCGATTCGGAAATGGTACGTTTTCCGAAAGCCTATCAGTTGGATCATGGGAAGCGTCTGTTCTTTGGATATGCGCAGGGTGTAGGCTGCTGTGCGATGTTGCAAATGTGGAAGAAGACAGGAGAGCGCCGTTATTTCGACTATGTGGAGCAATGGGCGGATTCACTGATTAATGATAAAGGAGAAATCCATTTGTATCATGTGGAAACATACAATATCGATTATATAAATTCAGGTAAGGTTTTGTTCGACCTGTACCGTGAAACAGGCAAAGAGAAATATAAAACAGCAATGGATGCCCTGGTTAAGCAACTGAAAAACCATCCGCGCACGCTGGAAGGCGCGTATTGGCATAAACTGATCTATCAGCATCAGATTTGGCTGGATGGCCTGTATATGGCGTCTCCCTTCCTTGCACAATATGGCGCGGAGTTCAACAAACCCGAATGGATTGATGAGGCGGTAAAGCAGTTTACGCTTTGCCAGAAACATACGTATGATGCCAAAACCGGACTTTATCATCATGCTTGGGATGAAAGCAAGAGCCAGCGTTGGGCAGATCCGGAAACAGGACATTCGCCTAACTTCTGGGGACGGAGTATCGGATGGTGGTTCATGGCGATGGTGGATGCGTTGGATTTCATTCCCGAAAACCACGAAGGACGCGCCCGGATGATTGGCTGGATACAGGGACTGGCTGAGGTGCTGCCCGCTTATCAGGACAAAAATGGTTTGTGGTATCAGGTACTCGACCAGCCGAAACGGAAAGGAAACTTCCCGGAAGCATCTGTGACCACGCAATTCATGTATGCTTATGCAAAAGCTGTGAATAAAGGGTATATTGACCCGAAATATCGTGCTGTGGCTGAGAAGGCTTTCAACGGATTGAAGAGTAAACTGATGGTAGAACGCCAGGATGGTACGCTGACACTGACACGTTGCTGTCAGGTGGGCGGCTTGGGCGGACATCCGTATCGCGATGGCAGCTTCGAATATTATATCGGTGAGAAGATGCGGGATAATGATGCAAAAGCAACAGGACCGTTCATTATGGGCTGTCTGGAGCTGAATAAATAG
- a CDS encoding type II toxin-antitoxin system RelE family toxin, translated as MKVEYSKDFEKTVRKLSGKLLDSVREVIREVKEAECIEQITDCKKLVGYDFVYRIRIGNYRAFFIFHVEVKDDTAKFKYLVPRGEAYAKKSKDGLRKHDI; from the coding sequence TTGAATATTCTAAAGACTTCGAAAAGACGGTTCGTAAACTGTCGGGAAAACTGCTTGATTCTGTGAGAGAAGTGATTCGAGAGGTGAAAGAGGCTGAATGTATAGAGCAGATTACAGATTGTAAGAAACTAGTCGGATATGATTTTGTTTATCGGATTCGGATAGGCAATTACCGAGCTTTTTTTATTTTTCATGTAGAAGTAAAAGACGATACAGCGAAATTTAAATATCTTGTTCCCAGAGGGGAGGCTTATGCAAAGAAAAGTAAGGATGGTCTTCGGAAACATGACATCTGA